The following coding sequences are from one Deltaproteobacteria bacterium window:
- a CDS encoding tRNA (cytidine(34)-2'-O)-methyltransferase, with amino-acid sequence MHVVLVAPEIPQNTGSIGRLCVATDTALHLIDPLGFTIDDRHLRRAGLDYWPHVQLARHASWEAFLAARPPGRLLCFSARASRSYTTLRFRADDLLVFGSESRGLPPAIRAAHAEATFGIPLASEHVRSLNLATAVAIVLYEALRQQGKV; translated from the coding sequence ATGCACGTCGTCCTCGTCGCACCCGAGATCCCGCAGAACACCGGCTCGATCGGCCGCCTCTGCGTCGCCACCGACACGGCGCTCCACCTGATCGATCCGCTCGGCTTCACGATCGACGACCGTCATCTCCGCCGCGCCGGCCTCGACTACTGGCCGCACGTGCAGCTCGCCCGGCACGCGAGCTGGGAGGCGTTCCTGGCCGCGCGCCCCCCGGGACGGCTCCTCTGCTTCTCGGCGCGCGCCTCGCGCTCCTACACGACGCTCCGCTTCCGCGCGGACGACCTCCTCGTCTTCGGGAGCGAGAGCCGCGGCCTCCCGCCCGCCATCCGCGCCGCGCACGCCGAGGCCACCTTCGGCATCCCGCTCGCGAGCGAGCACGTGCGCAGCCTCAACCTGGCCACCGCGGTGGCGATCGTCCTCTACGAGGCGCTGCGCCAGCAGGGGAAGGTGTAG
- a CDS encoding DUF1285 domain-containing protein, translating into MARAGFTAISSGKIRFGKDGRWYSDDEPIPNRAICRLFSRAMRVQPDGRGRLELGEDKADVVIEDTPWVVTTVEHDPVRGFSVVLNDETREPLDPASLRVGAENVLYCRVKGGHEARFLRPAYYELLRHAELDADGRVVLPVGGRRVPLGERRG; encoded by the coding sequence ATGGCGCGCGCCGGCTTCACCGCCATCAGCTCGGGCAAGATCCGCTTCGGCAAGGACGGCCGCTGGTACAGCGACGACGAGCCGATCCCGAACCGCGCCATCTGCCGCCTGTTCAGCCGCGCGATGAGGGTGCAGCCCGACGGCCGCGGGCGCCTCGAGCTGGGCGAGGACAAAGCCGACGTCGTCATCGAGGACACGCCGTGGGTGGTGACCACGGTCGAGCACGATCCGGTGCGCGGCTTCAGCGTAGTGCTGAACGACGAGACGCGCGAGCCGCTCGACCCCGCGTCACTGCGCGTCGGTGCGGAGAACGTGCTCTACTGCCGCGTCAAGGGCGGGCACGAGGCGCGCTTTCTCCGTCCCGCCTACTACGAGCTCCTGCGCCATGCCGAGCTGGACGCGGACGGGCGGGTCGTGCTCCCGGTCGGCGGCCGGCGCGTGCCGCTCGGCGAGCGGCGGGGCTGA